Proteins from one Porites lutea chromosome 3, jaPorLute2.1, whole genome shotgun sequence genomic window:
- the LOC140930612 gene encoding WD repeat, SAM and U-box domain-containing protein 1-like isoform X1 yields the protein MSVLVNTFSKHSKDVTSCSFSPNSKVLASSSGDKSVRLWNVEKGTELSISPLLGHSYGVNSCRFSPFGTLLATASTDGNVHLWDVNTGSVVAVLQGHKSGVRVCRFSPNSRFLVTGSADESFCIWDVSSKTLVRCVEKLESSVMTCCFTPDSLYIITGTSMGDLSIWEAQTGKMTKFYAEGHDLGVADCCFSSTYGSATLNLESPFMTQAVFSCDGHQPDCPSYHDTSGSAPNFLLASGGNDNLVKLWDIFTASAFSEECHIRKRCSLSGHQGPVYGVAMSPNGKILASGGGDKLIILWDPLAEVSLLTLEGHTRYVTCCSFSVDGNWLATGSNDRTLKLWKICLTENGELDQSGGVNVGEMEQKKPTETQANQSQENKRKKLVTWSTDEVCSWLISLELELYCETFRQNAIDGQELFNMTSETLASDLGIGPVGHRNKILRTIKDIKKQELEEDFPDEFLCPITREVMSDPVIAADGYTYERASIQEWLTSGRLTSPMTNAPLKSNVLTPNRMLKLLIQRHFDAFLTIDV from the exons ATGTCTGTGTTAGTGAATACTTTCTCGAAACATTCCAAAGATGTAACATCATGCAGTTTTTCACCAAACAGCAAGGTCTTAGCTTCAAGTTCCGGCGACAAAAGCGTGCGACTTTGGAACGTTGAAAAAGGAACAGAGCTGTCGATTTCACCTTTGCTCGGGCACTCGTATGGTGTAAATTCTTGCCGATTTTCACCGTTTGGAACTCTACTTGCGACCGCTTCAACAGATGGTAATGTTCATCTTTGGGATGTGAACACAGGGTCTGTGGTTGCGGTTTTGCAAGGACACAAAAGTGGTGTTAGAGTTTGTCGTTTCTCCCCAAATTCACGCTTTCTCGTGACCGGTTCAGCAGATGAATCTTTTTGCATTTGGGATGTCTCGTCGAAAACATTAGTCCGTTGTGTGGAGAAGCTAGAAAGTAGCGTTATGACTTGTTGTTTTACGCCAGATAGCTTGTATATAATAACAGGTACGAGCATGGGAGATTTGAGTATATGGGAAGCACAGACCGGTAAAATGACCAAGTTTTATGCCGAGGGACATGATCTAGGAGTTGCAGACTGCTGCTTTTCTTCAACTTATGGATCTGCAA CACTGAATTTGGAGTCCCCATTTATGACTCAAGCTGTATTTTCTTGTGATGGCCATCAACCAGACT GTCCATCATACCATGACACAAGTGGCAGTGCACCAAATTTCTTACTTGCCTCTGGTGGAAATGACAACCTTGTCAAGCTTTGGGACATCTTTACTGCCTCAG CATTCTCAGAAGAGTGCCATATCCGCAAACGCTGTTCATTAAGTGGTCACCAAGGTCCTGTTTATGGGGTTGCCATGTCGCCAAATGGAAAGATACTAGCTTCAGG GGGTGGAGACAAATTAATTATCCTTTGGGATCCT TTGGCTGAGGTATCATTACTTACTCTGGAGGGACATACAAG ATATGTTACATGCTGTAGTTTCTCTGTGGATGGTAACTGGCTAGCCACTGGATCAAATGACAGAACACTCAAGCTATGGAAGATCTGTCTTACAGAAAatg GTGAACTGGACCAGTCTGGTGGAGTCAATGTAGGAGAGATGGAACAGaagaaaccaacagaaacacaGGCAAACCAG TCACAGGAAAATAAGAGAAAGAAACTTGTCACATGGAGCACAGATGAAGTGTGCAGCTGGCTTATTTCTTTGGAACTTGAACTGTACTGTGAAACGTTCCGTCAAAATGCCATTGATGGACAAGAGCTGTTTAATATGACAAGTGAAACACTTGCTTCAGATCTTGGTATTG GTCCAGTAGGCCACCGTAACAAGATATTACGGACAATAAAAGATATCAAGAAACAAGAATTGGAAGAAGACTTTCCTGATGAATTCTTATGTCCTATAACAAGAGAAGTTATGTCTGATCCAGTTATTGCTGCAG aTGGTTATACTTACGAGCGTGCCAGTATACAAGAATGGCTGACGTCAGGTCGGTTGACCAGTCCCATGACCAATGCACCTCTGAAGAGCAATGTACTGACGCCAAATAGGATGCTTAAGCTGCTCATTCAAAGACATTTTGATGCCTTTCTAACTATTGACGTTTAG
- the LOC140930612 gene encoding WD repeat, SAM and U-box domain-containing protein 1-like isoform X2, producing the protein MSVLVNTFSKHSKDVTSCSFSPNSKVLASSSGDKSVRLWNVEKGTELSISPLLGHSYGVNSCRFSPFGTLLATASTDGNVHLWDVNTGSVVAVLQGHKSGVRVCRFSPNSRFLVTGSADESFCIWDVSSKTLVRCVEKLESSVMTCCFTPDSLYIITGTSMGDLSIWEAQTGKMTKFYAEGHDLGVADCCFSSTYGSASPSYHDTSGSAPNFLLASGGNDNLVKLWDIFTASAFSEECHIRKRCSLSGHQGPVYGVAMSPNGKILASGGGDKLIILWDPLAEVSLLTLEGHTRYVTCCSFSVDGNWLATGSNDRTLKLWKICLTENGELDQSGGVNVGEMEQKKPTETQANQSQENKRKKLVTWSTDEVCSWLISLELELYCETFRQNAIDGQELFNMTSETLASDLGIGPVGHRNKILRTIKDIKKQELEEDFPDEFLCPITREVMSDPVIAADGYTYERASIQEWLTSGRLTSPMTNAPLKSNVLTPNRMLKLLIQRHFDAFLTIDV; encoded by the exons ATGTCTGTGTTAGTGAATACTTTCTCGAAACATTCCAAAGATGTAACATCATGCAGTTTTTCACCAAACAGCAAGGTCTTAGCTTCAAGTTCCGGCGACAAAAGCGTGCGACTTTGGAACGTTGAAAAAGGAACAGAGCTGTCGATTTCACCTTTGCTCGGGCACTCGTATGGTGTAAATTCTTGCCGATTTTCACCGTTTGGAACTCTACTTGCGACCGCTTCAACAGATGGTAATGTTCATCTTTGGGATGTGAACACAGGGTCTGTGGTTGCGGTTTTGCAAGGACACAAAAGTGGTGTTAGAGTTTGTCGTTTCTCCCCAAATTCACGCTTTCTCGTGACCGGTTCAGCAGATGAATCTTTTTGCATTTGGGATGTCTCGTCGAAAACATTAGTCCGTTGTGTGGAGAAGCTAGAAAGTAGCGTTATGACTTGTTGTTTTACGCCAGATAGCTTGTATATAATAACAGGTACGAGCATGGGAGATTTGAGTATATGGGAAGCACAGACCGGTAAAATGACCAAGTTTTATGCCGAGGGACATGATCTAGGAGTTGCAGACTGCTGCTTTTCTTCAACTTATGGATCTGCAA GTCCATCATACCATGACACAAGTGGCAGTGCACCAAATTTCTTACTTGCCTCTGGTGGAAATGACAACCTTGTCAAGCTTTGGGACATCTTTACTGCCTCAG CATTCTCAGAAGAGTGCCATATCCGCAAACGCTGTTCATTAAGTGGTCACCAAGGTCCTGTTTATGGGGTTGCCATGTCGCCAAATGGAAAGATACTAGCTTCAGG GGGTGGAGACAAATTAATTATCCTTTGGGATCCT TTGGCTGAGGTATCATTACTTACTCTGGAGGGACATACAAG ATATGTTACATGCTGTAGTTTCTCTGTGGATGGTAACTGGCTAGCCACTGGATCAAATGACAGAACACTCAAGCTATGGAAGATCTGTCTTACAGAAAatg GTGAACTGGACCAGTCTGGTGGAGTCAATGTAGGAGAGATGGAACAGaagaaaccaacagaaacacaGGCAAACCAG TCACAGGAAAATAAGAGAAAGAAACTTGTCACATGGAGCACAGATGAAGTGTGCAGCTGGCTTATTTCTTTGGAACTTGAACTGTACTGTGAAACGTTCCGTCAAAATGCCATTGATGGACAAGAGCTGTTTAATATGACAAGTGAAACACTTGCTTCAGATCTTGGTATTG GTCCAGTAGGCCACCGTAACAAGATATTACGGACAATAAAAGATATCAAGAAACAAGAATTGGAAGAAGACTTTCCTGATGAATTCTTATGTCCTATAACAAGAGAAGTTATGTCTGATCCAGTTATTGCTGCAG aTGGTTATACTTACGAGCGTGCCAGTATACAAGAATGGCTGACGTCAGGTCGGTTGACCAGTCCCATGACCAATGCACCTCTGAAGAGCAATGTACTGACGCCAAATAGGATGCTTAAGCTGCTCATTCAAAGACATTTTGATGCCTTTCTAACTATTGACGTTTAG